The DNA segment GTCGTGGGCGCGGGGATCCCGGTGACGTACTTCGACAACACGACACAATTGCCCGTCACGTGCGTGAACGGGGCGACCGCGACGACGAAGCCGCTCGCCCCGGGCAAGTGCCAGACCGTCACCTGCGAATGGGCGGGCGCCCCGTACGATCCGCAGCCCGTCGACGTGCGCGCGTGCGTCGACAACGAGGGCTACACCTGCACGAAGGGCGCCTCGGGCGGCAACAACGAGTGCAAAGAGGACAACAACCAGGGCGACAGCGCCGGGACCGGCTGCAAGCAGCCCACCTGAGCGCGGTCCTGCGCCACGCGCGCCCCGCAGGAGAGCTCTCCTGCGGGGCGGCGCGCCGTCGATTCACTTCACGTCACTTCACTTCACGATGGTCGCGCAGCCGACGAGGACGTCGATCTCGGCCTTCGTGTCCGCCTTCACCTGCGAGCACGACGCGTCGCAGAGGATGATCTGCTTCGGCGCGCCGGGGACGTCGTAATGCCAGGCGAGGCCGGCCGCGGGGCAGTCGGCCGCGGTGGGCACCTGCGGGACGATGACCGAGATGCCCGACTCCGGCGTGTATTCGACGTTGATCGCGTTGTAATCGATGTCGTCACCCGGCGGCGGCTGCGGGATGAGGTACGAGCACGAGAGCGCGGCGCCACGAATCTCGTTCATCGCCTGGAGGAACTGCTCGGTCGCATTCTGGCTCCCGTCGACGATGATCGCGGACCCCGTCCCGCCGGACGCGGCGACGCTGTTCAGGCTCGCGATGTTCCCGACGCCGATGACGAAGGTCTTGATGCTGGGGACGCCGCCGAATGCAGCCGCCGCGACGTCGACGGAGGAGGTGCTGCCCGAGCAGCCGGTCGGCTCCCCGTCCGTCGCGAGCACGACGACGGTCGTGTGCGTGGGGTTCGAGATCGCCCATTGCTTGGCATAATCGACCGCGCCCTGGAGCGCCGGCCCGGTCGGCGTGCTGTTCCCGGATGGGGAATGGGAGTTGATCGAGTTGATGATCGTCGTCCCGACCGCCGGCAGCGGGGCGATCGGCACGTCGGGCTTCGCGTAATCCTCGGGTTTGCACGAATCGCCGCTGATCCCGTTGCAGACGCCGGGGAAGCCGGGGAGGGGCGCCGCGCACGGGCCACACGCGGCGGGCCCGCAATCGGCGTCCGTCGCGCAAAACCCGAGGTTGGGGCATACGACGCCGGTGCTCTGCGGGAAATACTGGATACCGACGCCGATCCCCGCGGCGGCGGGCTGCTGGACGAACGCCTTGAGGGCCGCCGTCGTCGAGGTCCACTTCGCGTTGTCCTGCATCGAGGAGGACTGATCGAACATGATGTACATGTCGAGCGGCACCTGCTCGGCCTTGTTCTTCGTGGCCGCGCAGCTATCGTTGCCGCCCTGGCCGGCCATGCTCCCTCCGGCGCCGGCCGGGATGAAGCCGCCCGCGTCGCCGCCGTTGCCGCCATTGCCGCCGGGTCTCCCCGCGCCGGCGCCATTCGTATCGCCGAAATCCGTGCTCCCGCCCGATGCCGAGCAAGCCGCGATCAACGCGCCGGACAGCGCCGTCGCGCAAACGACCCTCGAGAGACCCGAAGAAAAGAACCCGTCACGCATGCCGTTGCCCTCCGGCCGCGGATCGGAGCAGCCGAGCGGCCTTCACGTCAAGCCCGGATCACCTGGACCGACCACAAAACGAGCCCGGTTCCGGGCCCCTTCGTCACCACGATCGGAAATGTCCGCGGCGAGCACCCTCGCCGCCCCCGCCGCCCCGTCGCCGCGGCGCGGCGCGCCGGACGTCGCCTCTTCCAGAAAGTAACCTCGCCCGGCCTTTCCAGGTTCACCCGTCCCGCGGAACAACCCCGGACACGAAACCTCTCTATCGGCACTTTCCAGGTTCCCGCGCGGGCAGCGCCGGCTCCCGCGGGGCCTGCTCGCCTCGAATGGCGTGACCGTTGCCCTGCCGCGCTCGTCGTGGGGACCATGGCTACTCGGAGCACGGGAACGAGCCGGAGCGGACGCTTTAGCCTCGTCGGGAATACCCTCGTCACCGTGGGCGCGCTGGCGAGCGCGTTCGGGGCGGTCGGTTGGCTCTCCGCCCTGCGTTCTCCGTCGATCCTGGCGGTCGCGCTCGGGTTTGTCCTGTATGGCCTGGTCCCGCTCGTGGTGGGGGTCGGCCTCGTGTGGCGCGGGCTCGGCCTGATCGAAGAGGCCGAGTCCGCGCGGCGCGTGGACGCCGTGAGCCGGGCGGCGCTGCTCGACGCCCTGCGCGGCGACGGCCTGACGGCCCGCGAGGTCGCCGTGAAGCTCTGCCTGCCGAACGCACACGAGGCCGAGCGCGTGCTCGACGGCCTCGTGCGCGAGGACCTCGCGAAGCTCGAGGTGACGGACGACGGCGAGCTCGTCTACCGGCGCGCGGGCGCCGGGACGTTCGTTTTCATGAACCGCGACATCAACTGACCGTTCCATCGAGCACGCGCCGGAACGCCCGCTCGCCGAGCTCGCCCGCCGCCGCCTCCTCGAGCGCCTGCTGCATCGCCTCGTCGGCGCAGGCCTCCGCGGCCACGCGGATACGCGCGGGCGCCTCGGGGTGCTGCGCGCTCCGGAGCGCCACCGCCGCCCCGAGCCGCTGCCCCGGCGGCAGATCGGGATCGTCGACCACGGAGAGGAGCGCCTCCGGCGTCACCGCGGTTTTTCGGTATTCCGGGCGCAACAGGAGGGACTGGAGCTTGTCCTTCCATTCCGTGAACGACTTGCCCGCCGGATCGAGCTCCGCCCCGACCGGCGGCCCCTCCGCGCCGTTCGACCCGAGCGCAATCGCGATCCGGATGCGGCCGGCCAGGGCCTGGATGACGCTCGGCTCGCCCGTCGCGACCTCGATCCGCCGAGCTCGTTCGCCCTCCTCGGCCATCTCGAGGGAGAGCACGCGTGGCTTCGTATCGACCGAGCGCACGTGTGCATATCGGATCCATCGATCCTCGAAGCCGCCGCGAATACGCAGCCCGTCGCTGCCCACGATGACCTCGCGCGGCCGCGTGAGCTGCACGAGGACGAACATCGTGAGCACGACGGCCCAGGCGAAGAGCCCGATCGGCCAATCGGCGCTCGGGTCCTCGGTGACCCAATACCCGACCGGGATCAAGAAGAGGATACAGACGATCGGCAGGGTCACGCAGCCCGTGGCGAGCGGCCGGTACGGCGAGCCGATCGAGACGGCCACGCGCCGCCGCGCCGCGTCGATGCCGAGCCGATCGAGGAGCCGATGCGACGTCATGCCGTCGGGGACCTCGGCCGTGAGCACGCCGCCTCTGCGAAGATGAAACGCGACCCGCGGGCGCTCTGCGTCGAGCAGCGCGCCCGGGAGCACGAGCCCGCCCTCGATATCGGCGCGCGCGAGGCGCCGCTCCCTTCCGCCGCGGACGATCACGAGGCCCCCGTCCTCGGCGCGTAAAAAGCCGGAGCTCGGCCGCGGAAAGGACACCGACGTGAGAACGGCGCCGATGATCACCATGCACGGGGCGACGAGCAAGCCGAGAAACGCGGCGAGGAAGAGGAGCGCGGAGAGGACGGGCGAGGCATCGACGCGGTCGGGCCCCACGATCGACATGAACATCAAGATGAGCCCGGGGAAGCCGACGAAGGCGATGAACCCCGCGCGCATGAGCCCTCCCCCGAGCCGTGGGCGGCGCTGTTCGATGGAGGGGCTCGGGACGACGAGGGGCTCGGTGCTCATGAGGGCCGAGGGGCGGAGCCTATCATAACGACACCGGCGCATGAATTGTGTAGATTGCCTCCATGGCTGACCTCGGACGTTCTTTTTGGGGCAAGCGCCGCCTCCTGGTCTCGTCTCTCGTCGTGTCCTCTTTTGGCCCGCTCGTGATCACGAGCTGCGGCTCGGGGGAGTCCACGAACACCACCACCACGTCTTCGCTCGCGGGCGGCACCGCCACGACCGGCGCAGGGGCCTCGGGCGGCGGCGGCGCGGGAAATGGCAGCGGCGGCGCGGGGGCCGCGGGGGGCTCCGGCGGCGCGGGCGGAGCGTCGACGTCGAGCTCGGGCACCGGCGCGGGCGGCGGCAGCGCGGCGAAGGTGGTCAAGCTGCTCGCGATCGGCGACACCGGCGAGGGCAACGAGGCCCAGCACGCGGTCGCCGATCGAATGAGCGAGAAATGCCAGGAGGTGGGCGGCTGCGACGCGGTGCTCGTGAACGGCGACAACTTCTACGACCACGGCGTGCAGAGCGTGGACGACCCGCAGTGGGGCGAGAAGTTCGAGGCGCCGTACGATCGGCCGAACCTCGATGGTTTGCCTTTCTACGCGGTGCTCGGCAACCATGATCACGGCCCCACGTCGAGCGGGAACAAACAAGCGCAGATCGACTACTCGTCCCTGCCGCTCGGGAGCGGCCCCGGGATGCGGCCGAGCGACAAATGGCGCATGCCCTCGGCCTATTACGACGTGAAGATCGGCCACGTGCACCTCTTCGGGATCGACACGGTCGATTTCCTGAACGGGTCCCAGAAGAACGAGATGAGCGCGAAGGTCTCCGCGTCCACGGCGACGTGGAAGATCGTCTTCGGCCACCACCCGCGGTTCACCTCGGGCGAGCATTACTGGGACAACAACCTGCTCGGCATCGCGGGGCTGTTCTCGTTCCAGAAGGCCATCTATTGCGGCGCGGACATGTTCATGGCCGGGCACGACCACGACCTGGAGTTCATCGACAAGGGCCGCGACGGCGACTGCCCGGACACGCATTTCGTGATCAGCGGCGCGGGCGCGAAGACGCGAGACACCTTCGAGTTCGTCCCCACGGACGAGAAGCAGCTCTACTTCACCGACAGGGTCGAAGGCTTCGCGTACCTGGAGTTCGACGGGCCGAAGCTCACGTTCGAGTTCATCGACCGAAACGGCGCCGTGGTCTTCACGAAGACGATGACGAAATGAGGATCCCGGCCGGGATCACTCGCCCTTCCACTCCGTCCGCTGCACCACCGGGAGCTGGAGCGCGCGCTCGCGATCGAGGTCGAGCGAGCCGAGGTGGATCGCCAGCGGCGATTGCACCCACTTGAAGATCGATTGCGTGAACAGGCGCGCGAACTTGTCCGCCCACGCGGCGAGCGCCGCCGGATCCCGCTCGGGGAAGACGCTCGTCAAGGCGCGCGCCACCTCGTTCGGCGCGAGCTTCTCCGCGCCGTAGAGGTAGAGGCAAGCGTCGAGCACCTCGAAGGGCATGAGCTCGGCCTCGCCCGATTGGTTCGCCGCGAGCTCGGGGCCCGCCGTGGTGTCCAGCGTGGCGCGGATGCCCGGATGGCCGAACCGCTTCTCCAGCCGCTCGAGCAGCGCGATGACCACGGTCTTCGGCAGGTTCGCGATCACGCTGAAGGCGCCCTCCAGGTCCCCGCCGACGGTCGTGTAGCCGAGCGCCTTTTCGCTCATGTTGCCGGTCTGCAAGAAGAGCGCGCCGCTCGTGTTCGACCAGTTCCACATGCGCTGGCCACGAATACGCGCCTGCACGTTCTGCTTCGTGAGCTCGGTCGGCTCGGGCCCGTCCGGACCGAGCAGCGTGCGCGTGGCGTCGAGCTCGCGCACGAACGCGTCCTCGATCGGCACGACCATGAACGAGACGCCGAGGTCGGCGCAGATCCGCGCGGCCGCGTTCTGCGTGGCGTCGCTCGAGTATCGTGACGGCATGTAAAACGCGCTGATCATCGAGCCCGCCTTCTCGCGCAGGGCCGCGCCCTCGAGCTCGGGGTGGAGCAGCTCCGCGGCGCGATGCGCGACGAGCAGGGTGAGCAGCGAGTCACGCCCGCCCGAGAGCGCGAGGCCAATACGACGGAACGCGCCCGTCTTGCGATAATAGTCGGCGACGCCGAGCGCGAGCGCGTCGTGGAAATCGTCGAGCAGCTCGTCGCGGGGCGTCTTCGCCGGCAAGCTCGCCGCGGGCAAGAAGAACGAGGTCCCCGGCGGAGGCGCGGGATATCGGAGCTTCGAGCGATCGGCCGTCTTCTCGGGCAACACGTACACGTGCACGGGCTCCTGCTCGCGCCGGAAGGCCTCGAGGTCGCTCCGCCAGGTGCTCGCCTCGCGCCGGCATCGAATGGTGCGATCGAGGTCGACGACCGTCGCCGCGTAGCCCTCGCGGAACCGCGGCGCCTCCAGCATCGGGCGGCCATTCTGGTTGACGAACCCGCCGCCGTCGAAGACGAGCCCGTCGTTGGCGCCGACGAGGTTCGCATAAGCGATCGTGCACTGGTTGTCCGAGGCGCGCGTGGCGATCATCTCGCGCCGCGTGCCCACGACGCCCGCGCGGAACGGCGAGGCCGAGAGGTTGCAGACGATCTCCGCGCCCGAATAACAGCGCCGCCGCATCGGGCCGTCGGGCGACCAGATGTCCTCGCAGACCTCGATCGCGAGCGTGCCGAAATCGAACTGGAAGATCCGATCGCCGCAGAACACGCCACGCGTCTCGAGCTCCATGCCCGGCACGCCGCGGGAGAAGACACGCGACTCGTAGAAGACGTTGTACGTCGGCAGCTTCTCCTTCGGCACGAACGCGATGATCTCGCCGCGGTGCACGAGGGCGCCGACGTTGAAGAGGTCGCCTTCGACGCCCACGGTCAGGCCGAGGACGAAGACCGTGGGCAGGCGCGTGGTCTCCGCGGCGAAGCGCTCGAGCTCGCGCCGCTGGCTGTCGACGAAGGCCTGCCACTGCACGAGGTCCTCCGCCGCGTACCCGCCGACGACCTGCTCGGGGAACACCGCGAGCGTGACGTCGTCCTCGGCCATCGCGGATGCCAGGCGAATGCACCGATCCACGTTCGAGCGGACGGCGCCGACCGTCGCGTTCACACTGGCCACCCCGATCTTGACGAGCCTCATGGCGCCGAGCGTAGCAGCGGGAGGGCGTGAGCGTCAGCCAGAGAAGTCCAGGGCGGGCTCAGCCAGCGAACAGGTACGAAGGCCGGCAGCAGGACGTGAGCGCGTCACTCCGTCCGCGGCTTCGCCCGCGCCTTGCGGCGGGCCTTTCGACGCTCGATGAGCTCGCGGAAGAGACGGGCGCGCTCCTCGATCTCCGCTTCAATCATTCTTTCAAGGTGTTGTTGAAAACCGAGACCATGTGCGAAGGGTACATCCATTTGAAATCCAGTAATATTTTCCTCGAATCCTTCCCACCGAAGCGGAACACCACTCTGCACGAGTGTGCAGCGAATGCCTGTCAGGGCGTTCTGGAGCGCCGCCATCGAATCGATGCTGTAAGCAAATTGAATCGAGTCGTCCCCCAACCCCAGGACGACGAAGGGGCATCTCCAATCTTGGGCCCCGGGGGGCAACTCAGGAGAACCGACGCGGACCACGACGATGCCCCCAACAGCATCACGTCGCTCGAGGCGGCGCTCGGCCATCCAGCGTATTCGTTTGGTTTTTGATGTGGTCTTTTGGGGCTTGGACATTACCAGTATCCGAATTTCTCGTTGCACCAACCGCGCTTCTCTTGTTCGCTCTTCTTCGTTTTGCTCCAGCACTCCGCACGGTCCTCGCGCCTGGGAATCGAATTGCACAAGTTCTCCCAAAGCGCACCCCCCGCCGCAGCCGCATCGAGGCAACGCCTCAAGTTCCGGTTGGGCCTCCTCCGAGCCACCTCCGCAATCTCCCCCGTGGCCTCCACCGCCGCGGCAATCGCGACGGCGACGGGGGCCGCTTCGATGACGATCTCGGCGAGGGCGACCACCACCAGCACGAACGCCGCGGCGTTCCCGACGAGCGCACGCTCCGCCGCCGTTTGCCCGTTCGCAGGCGTGGGCGACGCGGACACGCGCAGCTTGCCGAGAAGATCCTCCGACACCGTCATGCCTCGCAGCGCGATCCGCATGCAGATCGCGAGCTCCGGATGCGGCACGCCTCTTCCCTCGACCTCCACGACGCGGCCCTCTTCGTCGACCTTCACCGTCGCGTCGAACGTGTAGTAGCCGCCTGCGAGCTCGCCACCGAGCTCATCGACACACGCGCGCAATCGCTCCGCGGTGGCGGCGGGGAGGCGCGGGCGATCGTCCGGGTGGTGGCGGATCGTGGCCGAGGAGCAGCCGAGCGGGACGAGCGCCACCGTCGCGAGGCCGAGCAGCCCGAAGGAAACGAAGGGTCGCATCCGCTGAAGCCGCATGACCCAGATGCGACCAGACGTCTCGAGCTCCGTCAACCCGACCAGTACGCATCATCACCAAACGACGCGTCTCGAAGTCTCGCGCGGCCGTCTCGAAGTCTCGTGCGCGAACCCCGAAGGTCTCGCCCACGCGTCTCCAGGTCTCGCCCACGCGTCTCAAAGTCTCGTGCGACCGCCTCGAAGGTGAGCGAACGAACCCCGAAGGTCTCGCCCACGCGTCTCCAGGTCTCGCCCACGGGTCCTGATCAAACTTGATCAGCCGGTTCGGCGCGACGAACGCGCGAGCCTCCCGTCGAGCCCCCTCCGATGTCCGGCGAGGTGGGCGTGTGTCCTTCCTGAACATGCGCCGCGGACTCCGGGGTGGCGGACATCCTACTCCTCGCATACATGTCCGACACCTACCTCATCCACCTCGACGACAAGGGCAACGCCGTCAGGACCCCCATCACGCCGGAGCAGATCCCGACCGAGGACGAACAACGTCGCCTGATCGAGGTGTACAAGGCGCGCGGTCTCTTGCTTTGGTGGTCCGTTTGCGCGGACGGGCGCGGGGTCCGCGTCACGGTTGAGGACGAGCATGCCGCGGTCATGGTTCCCATCTTCCGCGATGGGCGCGTCGCCGCGTACGTCAACGAATCCCGAGTCGCCACTCTTCCATGTGTTTGAACACCGCTTGCGACGCCTTCAGGACGAACGCGTCTTTATCGCCGTTCGGGAGCAGCACGGCACCAAGGCACTCGAATTGGAATGCATTGCCGTCCATGCGGGTCGCAAGCACCTCGACGTGTACGGCAAGCGTGAACTTGTCCGGCTTACAACGCAAGCAAACCCGATACGCGTTATCGCTGAACAAAACACAATTCTTCGCCAACAACCGACCGTCGCCGACTTCGCCGTTGTAGCCCGAAACCCGAATGTCGTGCTCTGCGTGAGGGTCGCGAATAGCATACGCGATACGGTAGGCGATGTTGAGAAGGTCCGAACAGAGGTGGTCTTCATCTGTGGGCATGATCGCCGTCCTACCGACGCACGAAACGCGAGGCCAACTTCTCGCCCCGAACCCCATCGTCCGACGACGTTCTTACCTAGGACAATTCATGTCCTAGGCCATTGCCGAATATCCACGAATTCCCGACGAATCGTGATAGATTCATCCCATCGAGTGAGCCGCTGAAACGGTCGAGCCGACGACGCGCATGGGGCGCGACGCGGCGCCCGTGGCGGCCCTTCGTCGGGATCCACGTCGTGGCGAACGTCCTGCCCATCGAGAAGCGCACCGACGTGGTGAAGCACCTCGTAGAGGGTGCCAGCGTTCGCGCAACGTCGCGGCTCACGGACGTGTCCCTTCCGACGGTCCTGTCCACGCTCGTCCGCGTCGGCGCGGGGTGCGACAACCTCCACAACCTGCTCGTGAGGGACCTCGACATCCGCGAGATCCAGCTCGATGAAATCTGGTCGTACGTGCAGAAAAAGCAGGCGCGCGTGACCGCGGAGGATCCCGCCGAGTTCGGCGACGCGTACGCCTACCTCGCCATGGCGCGGACGAAGAAGCTCCTGATCGCCTACCGCGTGGGGAAGCGGGACGAGGCGAACACGCGGGCGTTCGTGGCCGACCTCCGCGCCCGGCTCGTGACGATCCCGGAGCTGTCCACGGACGGCTGGCAGAGCTACCCCGTCGCCGTCGGGCAGAGCTTCGGCGGCGCGGTGGACCACGCCGTGATCCACAAGGACTACTCGAAGAAGGGGCGGCGCGAGGGGCCGGCGGACCATCGCTACGAGCCCCCGCGCGATCCGTTCATCACGAAGAAGACCGCGCACGGTGCGCCGAACCTCGACCGCGCGAGCACGTCTCACGTCGAGCGGGCGAACCTCACGGTCCGGATGCACGTCCGCCGGTTCACCCGGCTTTGCAACGGCTTCTCGAAGAAGATCGAGAACCACCGCGCCGCCGTGAGCCTGCACGTCGCCTGGTATAACTTCTGCCGCGTCCACGAGAGCTTGCGCGTGACGCCGGCCATGGAGGCGGGGATCACGGATCACGTCTGGTCCGTGCAGGAGCTTGTCGAGCGCGCCCTTGCGGCGGAGCCGTGCGCGCCTCCGGAGCCGAAGAAGCTCGCGCCGCCCGCACCGGCCCCGGGCGAGAAGCAGGGCGGCGCCCGCGAGCTGCCGAACGGCAAGGGATGGCTCCGCGCCCTGCCCGGCGGGAAGGGCAAGCCGAGCGAGGCTCCGCGGGCACCTACGCCGCCCGCCGCGCCACCGGCGAGGGCCGGGACGGAGGAGTCGCCGCCCCAG comes from the Polyangium spumosum genome and includes:
- a CDS encoding VWA domain-containing protein; translation: MRDGFFSSGLSRVVCATALSGALIAACSASGGSTDFGDTNGAGAGRPGGNGGNGGDAGGFIPAGAGGSMAGQGGNDSCAATKNKAEQVPLDMYIMFDQSSSMQDNAKWTSTTAALKAFVQQPAAAGIGVGIQYFPQSTGVVCPNLGFCATDADCGPAACGPCAAPLPGFPGVCNGISGDSCKPEDYAKPDVPIAPLPAVGTTIINSINSHSPSGNSTPTGPALQGAVDYAKQWAISNPTHTTVVVLATDGEPTGCSGSTSSVDVAAAAFGGVPSIKTFVIGVGNIASLNSVAASGGTGSAIIVDGSQNATEQFLQAMNEIRGAALSCSYLIPQPPPGDDIDYNAINVEYTPESGISVIVPQVPTAADCPAAGLAWHYDVPGAPKQIILCDASCSQVKADTKAEIDVLVGCATIVK
- a CDS encoding metallophosphoesterase — its product is MADLGRSFWGKRRLLVSSLVVSSFGPLVITSCGSGESTNTTTTSSLAGGTATTGAGASGGGGAGNGSGGAGAAGGSGGAGGASTSSSGTGAGGGSAAKVVKLLAIGDTGEGNEAQHAVADRMSEKCQEVGGCDAVLVNGDNFYDHGVQSVDDPQWGEKFEAPYDRPNLDGLPFYAVLGNHDHGPTSSGNKQAQIDYSSLPLGSGPGMRPSDKWRMPSAYYDVKIGHVHLFGIDTVDFLNGSQKNEMSAKVSASTATWKIVFGHHPRFTSGEHYWDNNLLGIAGLFSFQKAIYCGADMFMAGHDHDLEFIDKGRDGDCPDTHFVISGAGAKTRDTFEFVPTDEKQLYFTDRVEGFAYLEFDGPKLTFEFIDRNGAVVFTKTMTK
- the nadE gene encoding NAD(+) synthase, with the protein product MRLVKIGVASVNATVGAVRSNVDRCIRLASAMAEDDVTLAVFPEQVVGGYAAEDLVQWQAFVDSQRRELERFAAETTRLPTVFVLGLTVGVEGDLFNVGALVHRGEIIAFVPKEKLPTYNVFYESRVFSRGVPGMELETRGVFCGDRIFQFDFGTLAIEVCEDIWSPDGPMRRRCYSGAEIVCNLSASPFRAGVVGTRREMIATRASDNQCTIAYANLVGANDGLVFDGGGFVNQNGRPMLEAPRFREGYAATVVDLDRTIRCRREASTWRSDLEAFRREQEPVHVYVLPEKTADRSKLRYPAPPPGTSFFLPAASLPAKTPRDELLDDFHDALALGVADYYRKTGAFRRIGLALSGGRDSLLTLLVAHRAAELLHPELEGAALREKAGSMISAFYMPSRYSSDATQNAAARICADLGVSFMVVPIEDAFVRELDATRTLLGPDGPEPTELTKQNVQARIRGQRMWNWSNTSGALFLQTGNMSEKALGYTTVGGDLEGAFSVIANLPKTVVIALLERLEKRFGHPGIRATLDTTAGPELAANQSGEAELMPFEVLDACLYLYGAEKLAPNEVARALTSVFPERDPAALAAWADKFARLFTQSIFKWVQSPLAIHLGSLDLDRERALQLPVVQRTEWKGE
- a CDS encoding DUF6968 family protein, which codes for MSKPQKTTSKTKRIRWMAERRLERRDAVGGIVVVRVGSPELPPGAQDWRCPFVVLGLGDDSIQFAYSIDSMAALQNALTGIRCTLVQSGVPLRWEGFEENITGFQMDVPFAHGLGFQQHLERMIEAEIEERARLFRELIERRKARRKARAKPRTE
- a CDS encoding IS1 family transposase encodes the protein MANVLPIEKRTDVVKHLVEGASVRATSRLTDVSLPTVLSTLVRVGAGCDNLHNLLVRDLDIREIQLDEIWSYVQKKQARVTAEDPAEFGDAYAYLAMARTKKLLIAYRVGKRDEANTRAFVADLRARLVTIPELSTDGWQSYPVAVGQSFGGAVDHAVIHKDYSKKGRREGPADHRYEPPRDPFITKKTAHGAPNLDRASTSHVERANLTVRMHVRRFTRLCNGFSKKIENHRAAVSLHVAWYNFCRVHESLRVTPAMEAGITDHVWSVQELVERALAAEPCAPPEPKKLAPPAPAPGEKQGGARELPNGKGWLRALPGGKGKPSEAPRAPTPPAAPPARAGTEESPPQPLPPPGTQLDLFAWRPRERQLSLFPDG